In Arthrobacter ramosus, one DNA window encodes the following:
- a CDS encoding mannitol dehydrogenase family protein: protein MGLGAFHRSHQAWYTQHAGDAAEWGIASFTGRRPDAAEVLAAQDGLYTVVERSDAGDSFEVIGSIVEAVDGADVERFVELVAAPLTSLITLTITEAAYRLGADGKLDNQAPDVVADLALLADGSASGKPTTPLGRLVLGLAARRDADAGPLAVVCCDNLSNNGTVARSAVMGMAKAFDAGLAAWIDANVSFVSTSVDRITPRTTDADIDAVAAGCGYRDESPVVAEPFRNWVLSGDFPAGRPHWEDAGAVFVDEIEPYENRKLWLLNGAHSLLAYAGQLRGHKTVAEALADDFCRRAVEDFWDEAASSLHGEGLRIPEYRAALLERFGNSRIAHHLAQIAMDGSAKLRMRALPVLRAERAAGRSGQAAARMIAAWSAYTATATGLQDPQAADIAAANLLTGRARLEALLGLVDPDLVADAAIVDLVERLAETFAAAGNLS, encoded by the coding sequence ATGGGGCTGGGTGCCTTCCACCGATCCCACCAGGCGTGGTACACCCAGCATGCAGGCGACGCGGCGGAGTGGGGTATCGCCTCCTTCACGGGCCGCCGCCCGGATGCCGCAGAGGTCCTGGCCGCCCAGGACGGCCTCTATACCGTGGTCGAGCGTTCGGACGCCGGTGATTCTTTCGAAGTCATCGGCAGCATCGTCGAGGCTGTTGACGGTGCCGACGTCGAGCGCTTTGTCGAGCTTGTCGCCGCGCCGCTGACTTCGCTCATCACGCTCACCATCACCGAGGCCGCCTACCGGCTCGGGGCCGACGGCAAGTTGGACAACCAAGCGCCGGACGTCGTCGCGGACCTCGCCTTGCTTGCTGACGGTTCTGCTTCCGGCAAGCCGACGACGCCGCTGGGCCGCCTGGTACTCGGCCTCGCCGCGCGCCGCGACGCCGACGCCGGTCCACTCGCCGTCGTCTGCTGCGACAATCTCTCCAACAACGGGACCGTTGCCAGAAGCGCCGTGATGGGGATGGCCAAGGCGTTCGACGCCGGGCTCGCCGCGTGGATCGACGCCAACGTCAGTTTTGTCAGTACCTCCGTTGACCGCATCACGCCGCGGACGACGGACGCCGATATCGATGCCGTCGCTGCCGGCTGCGGATACCGCGACGAATCACCCGTGGTCGCCGAGCCCTTCCGCAACTGGGTCCTCAGCGGGGACTTCCCCGCGGGACGCCCGCACTGGGAAGACGCGGGCGCCGTTTTCGTGGACGAGATCGAGCCGTACGAGAACCGGAAGCTGTGGCTCCTCAACGGCGCCCACTCGCTCCTCGCCTATGCCGGCCAGCTGCGCGGACACAAGACAGTGGCCGAAGCGCTCGCCGACGATTTCTGCCGACGGGCGGTGGAGGACTTCTGGGACGAGGCCGCCTCCAGCTTGCATGGTGAGGGCTTGCGCATCCCCGAGTATCGGGCTGCCCTGCTGGAACGCTTCGGGAATTCCCGGATCGCTCACCACCTGGCCCAGATAGCCATGGATGGCAGCGCCAAGCTGCGCATGCGGGCGCTGCCTGTGCTCCGCGCCGAGCGCGCCGCCGGCCGCAGCGGCCAAGCGGCTGCACGGATGATCGCGGCCTGGTCTGCCTACACCGCCACGGCAACCGGTCTCCAGGACCCGCAGGCGGCAGACATCGCCGCCGCGAACCTCCTCACGGGCCGTGCCCGGCTCGAGGCTCTGCTCGGCCTCGTGGATCCGGACCTGGTTGCCGACGCGGCGATCGTGGACCTCGTCGAGCGCTTGGCCGAGACCTTCGCGGCCGCCGGCAACCTCAGCTAG
- a CDS encoding sugar phosphate isomerase/epimerase family protein, with product MAKIGVQAMMLKGSFAEAGAFETLRKVGAIGYDAVEISQIPMTPENVAELDRSRGELGMDIAALSVAMETPKGMPGDSLKDHFDKIVDDAKRLDTHLLRIGMMPFPAMKSIDAVVDFAKQANEYAENLREHGIGLYYHNHHIEFAKFDGKYMLDIIAENSPAMGMEIDVHWVQRGGLDPVRTLAKYAGRTAMVHLKDYRIGELPEQAFGLLETGDIAGFMAEFKNVVQFAEVGEGNLDFPSIIPAAQAAGAEYLLVEQDELYGRTVWEALQTSYDNLVAMGHADLF from the coding sequence GTGGCCAAAATCGGCGTACAGGCAATGATGCTGAAGGGCAGCTTTGCCGAAGCCGGGGCGTTTGAAACGCTCCGCAAGGTCGGCGCGATCGGATACGACGCCGTCGAGATCTCCCAGATCCCGATGACCCCGGAAAACGTTGCCGAACTGGACCGTTCCCGCGGCGAACTGGGTATGGACATCGCAGCGCTTTCGGTCGCCATGGAGACGCCCAAGGGCATGCCGGGCGACTCCCTCAAGGACCACTTCGACAAGATCGTTGACGACGCAAAGCGACTGGACACCCACCTCCTGCGGATTGGCATGATGCCGTTCCCGGCCATGAAGTCGATCGACGCCGTGGTGGACTTCGCGAAGCAAGCCAACGAATACGCCGAAAACCTCCGGGAACACGGCATCGGCCTTTACTACCACAACCACCACATCGAGTTCGCGAAGTTCGACGGCAAGTACATGCTGGACATCATTGCCGAAAACTCTCCGGCCATGGGCATGGAAATAGACGTGCACTGGGTGCAGCGCGGCGGCCTGGACCCTGTCCGGACCCTGGCCAAGTACGCCGGACGCACTGCCATGGTGCACCTGAAGGACTACCGGATCGGCGAATTGCCGGAGCAGGCGTTCGGGCTCCTGGAAACGGGGGACATCGCCGGATTCATGGCCGAGTTCAAGAACGTGGTCCAGTTCGCCGAAGTGGGGGAAGGCAACCTTGACTTCCCGTCCATCATTCCCGCGGCCCAGGCGGCCGGCGCGGAGTACTTGCTCGTGGAGCAAGACGAGCTCTACGGCCGCACGGTGTGGGAAGCGCTGCAGACTTCCTACGACAACCTGGTGGCCATGGGCCACGCAGACCTCTTCTAA
- the manD gene encoding D-mannonate dehydratase ManD, with amino-acid sequence MKIIAAEVFVTSPTRNFVTLRITTEDGVTGIGDATLNGRELAVAAYLKEHVAQLLIGKDPHRIEDTWQFLYRSSYWRRGPVTMAAIAAVDMALWDIKGKVAGLPVYQLLGGASRNGLRAYGHASGADIPSLFDSVREHLELGYKSIRIQTAIPGIKAVYGVAAQAQASGERYDYEPAGRGAFPQEEDWDTRAYLRHLPTVFEAVRNEFGPEIPLLHDGHHRMTPIQAAKLGKALEPYDLFWLEDCTPAENQEGLRLVRQHTTTPLAIGEIFNTVYDFQTLIKEQLIDYVRAASTHFGGISPLKKVMDFAAQYQIKSGFHGPTDISPVGFAAQLHVGLAIHNYGIQEYMQHSDKTNTVFEQSMTFTDGYLHPGDKPGLGVDFNEEAANSFPYQQAYLPYNRLVDGTVHDW; translated from the coding sequence GTGAAAATCATTGCTGCTGAAGTCTTCGTGACCAGCCCCACCCGGAACTTCGTGACTTTGCGGATCACCACCGAGGACGGCGTGACCGGCATCGGCGACGCGACCCTGAACGGCCGTGAACTCGCCGTGGCCGCGTATCTGAAGGAACACGTGGCGCAGCTGCTGATCGGCAAGGACCCGCACCGGATCGAGGACACCTGGCAGTTCCTTTACCGCTCCTCGTACTGGCGCCGTGGCCCCGTCACCATGGCCGCCATCGCCGCCGTCGACATGGCGCTGTGGGACATCAAGGGCAAGGTGGCCGGACTGCCGGTCTACCAGCTCCTGGGCGGCGCCTCCCGCAACGGGCTGCGCGCGTACGGCCACGCCTCGGGCGCGGACATCCCCTCCTTGTTCGACTCGGTCCGGGAGCACCTGGAGCTCGGTTACAAGTCGATCCGCATCCAGACCGCCATCCCGGGCATCAAGGCCGTCTACGGCGTGGCCGCCCAGGCGCAGGCTTCGGGTGAGCGCTACGACTACGAGCCAGCCGGCCGCGGTGCGTTTCCGCAGGAAGAGGACTGGGACACGCGTGCCTACCTGCGCCACCTGCCCACGGTCTTTGAAGCAGTGCGCAACGAATTCGGCCCGGAAATCCCGCTGCTGCACGATGGCCACCACCGTATGACCCCCATCCAGGCCGCCAAGCTTGGCAAGGCGCTGGAACCGTACGATCTCTTCTGGCTCGAGGATTGCACCCCGGCCGAAAACCAGGAAGGGCTGCGCCTGGTCCGCCAGCACACCACGACCCCGCTGGCCATCGGTGAAATCTTCAACACGGTCTATGACTTCCAGACGCTTATCAAGGAACAGCTGATCGATTACGTCCGGGCCGCGTCCACGCACTTCGGCGGGATCTCGCCGCTGAAGAAGGTCATGGACTTCGCTGCCCAGTACCAGATCAAGTCCGGATTCCACGGCCCCACCGACATTTCCCCTGTCGGGTTCGCCGCGCAGCTGCACGTTGGCCTTGCCATCCACAACTACGGCATCCAGGAGTACATGCAGCACTCGGACAAGACCAACACGGTCTTCGAGCAGTCGATGACCTTCACCGACGGCTACCTGCACCCGGGCGACAAGCCGGGCCTCGGCGTCGACTTCAATGAAGAAGCCGCCAACTCCTTCCCGTACCAGCAGGCCTACTTGCCCTACAACCGCCTCGTGGACGGCACCGTTCATGACTGGTAG
- a CDS encoding LacI family DNA-binding transcriptional regulator gives MTEATNSGAATFPAKRGRGERSSPTIYDIAKLAGVNPSTVSRALSKPGRVSAKTQKIIEDAAEQLKYQVNPFARALPTGRTQTIGLIVADITNPTFFDIIRGAETTGSGRDYTLVLAESAESPETELIAARRMLSSVDGLILASPRMDDEKILDLAADKPVVVINREIDGVPCVVPDVNTGISQAVRSLAANGHRELAYVAGPPQSWMSRRRWEGVQAACDWYKVGAVRLESSKPTVDGGRQIARDVLASGATAVITYNDLLAIGLMQELQAAGMHVPDQISIVGFDDIFGADFTTPALTTVRSPLGECGSRAATLLLDMLLGHDWPAGAVRVDTELVVRGSSGRLIA, from the coding sequence GTGACTGAAGCGACGAATTCCGGAGCAGCAACTTTCCCTGCCAAGCGTGGACGCGGGGAGAGATCCTCGCCCACCATTTACGACATCGCGAAGCTGGCGGGAGTCAACCCATCTACGGTTTCGCGCGCGCTGAGCAAGCCAGGCAGGGTCAGTGCCAAGACCCAGAAGATCATCGAGGATGCCGCCGAGCAGCTGAAGTACCAGGTGAACCCCTTCGCACGGGCACTTCCCACCGGCCGTACCCAGACGATCGGACTGATCGTCGCGGATATCACCAACCCGACGTTCTTCGACATTATCCGCGGTGCGGAAACCACGGGGTCCGGCCGGGACTACACCCTGGTGCTGGCCGAGTCCGCAGAGTCACCCGAAACTGAACTGATCGCGGCCCGCAGGATGTTGAGTTCGGTGGACGGCCTCATTTTGGCGAGTCCGCGCATGGACGACGAAAAGATCCTGGACTTGGCTGCGGACAAGCCGGTGGTCGTGATCAATCGCGAAATAGATGGAGTGCCATGCGTGGTCCCGGACGTCAACACGGGGATTAGCCAGGCCGTGCGGAGCCTTGCCGCCAACGGCCACCGGGAGCTTGCTTATGTCGCGGGGCCGCCGCAGTCCTGGATGTCGCGCCGCCGCTGGGAAGGCGTCCAAGCCGCCTGCGATTGGTACAAGGTGGGGGCGGTCCGCTTGGAATCGTCCAAGCCAACCGTCGACGGCGGCCGCCAAATAGCGCGCGACGTCCTGGCGAGCGGTGCGACGGCGGTGATCACCTATAACGATCTCCTCGCCATAGGCCTCATGCAGGAGCTTCAGGCCGCCGGCATGCACGTTCCGGACCAGATCAGCATTGTGGGCTTTGACGACATCTTCGGGGCAGACTTCACGACGCCGGCGCTTACTACCGTGAGGTCGCCGTTGGGGGAGTGCGGTTCCCGCGCTGCCACCCTCCTGCTGGACATGTTGCTAGGCCACGATTGGCCCGCGGGAGCAGTTCGCGTAGATACGGAGCTCGTGGTGCGCGGCTCCAGCGGACGGCTGATTGCCTAG
- a CDS encoding SOS response-associated peptidase: MCGRFSVGFEADYLSRKLGAVLRGDTDYPSPTLQINPTDPVVFLRGRAGDGSVGRELAAGRWGLVPTFSKSFDSKVPTWNARSETAGAIPVFRASLPKWRAVVPASAYYEWKKSGPGRKDPKQRYIVEPQDELITFAGLFAPWRDESIEDKSAPGAWRLSCSILTMDSPPEGVHERLHNLHDRIPVPISPDMINDWIDPKETRGQALLDAVLGDAYGLASSWTMRPVELVDDNTKLVDIANPAA, from the coding sequence ATGTGCGGTCGGTTCAGTGTCGGTTTCGAAGCAGACTATCTCTCGAGGAAGCTCGGTGCCGTGCTGCGCGGTGATACCGACTACCCCTCGCCAACGCTCCAGATCAACCCGACTGACCCTGTGGTCTTTCTGAGGGGACGGGCCGGGGACGGTTCAGTCGGACGCGAGCTCGCGGCCGGGCGGTGGGGCTTGGTTCCAACATTCTCCAAGTCCTTCGATTCGAAAGTACCCACCTGGAATGCGCGCTCGGAAACCGCCGGGGCAATCCCGGTATTCAGGGCGTCTCTGCCCAAATGGCGGGCGGTCGTCCCGGCCTCTGCCTACTACGAGTGGAAGAAATCGGGTCCCGGCCGCAAGGATCCGAAGCAGCGCTACATCGTCGAACCGCAGGATGAGCTGATTACCTTCGCCGGATTGTTTGCGCCATGGCGCGACGAGAGCATCGAGGACAAGTCCGCGCCCGGCGCGTGGCGCTTGTCCTGCTCGATCCTGACCATGGATTCCCCTCCGGAAGGCGTTCACGAAAGACTGCACAATTTGCATGACCGGATCCCGGTCCCGATTTCTCCGGACATGATCAACGATTGGATCGACCCCAAGGAAACCAGGGGCCAGGCCCTGCTGGACGCCGTGCTGGGCGATGCGTATGGCTTGGCGTCGTCATGGACAATGAGGCCCGTGGAACTCGTGGACGACAACACCAAGTTGGTGGACATCGCGAACCCGGCCGCCTGA
- a CDS encoding universal stress protein, whose translation MSNPRGEDAPPAKGGPAHLAGPVLAGVLPNQPVTVIEKAAEVAISAGLELVLAFADVTSFPAAGDRDGHLAAQAIDPDGIDDDAAAISESLQSRIADQLDGTGVRWTFVTLAGEPARSLGRYAASINASMIVVGTKEHGLGPKFEGLVTGSVALHLAHRQNCPVLMVPLGRHDPSRDQ comes from the coding sequence ATGAGCAACCCCCGCGGCGAGGACGCGCCGCCGGCCAAGGGCGGCCCCGCCCATTTGGCCGGACCGGTGCTGGCAGGAGTGCTCCCGAACCAGCCTGTCACAGTGATTGAGAAAGCCGCCGAAGTAGCAATCAGCGCCGGATTGGAACTGGTCCTGGCCTTCGCTGATGTCACGAGCTTCCCGGCGGCAGGGGACCGGGATGGGCATCTGGCGGCCCAAGCGATCGACCCGGACGGAATCGACGACGACGCCGCGGCCATCTCGGAGTCGCTCCAATCCCGCATCGCGGATCAACTCGACGGAACGGGTGTGCGGTGGACCTTTGTGACCCTGGCCGGCGAGCCTGCCCGGTCGCTTGGCCGATATGCAGCGAGTATCAACGCTTCCATGATCGTCGTGGGAACCAAGGAACATGGCCTTGGCCCGAAGTTTGAAGGACTCGTCACCGGATCGGTAGCCTTGCATCTGGCACATCGCCAGAACTGCCCCGTGCTCATGGTTCCCTTGGGCCGCCACGACCCAAGCAGGGATCAATGA
- a CDS encoding Gfo/Idh/MocA family protein, with the protein MSKKVRLGIIGLGQQGGTYAKFITDGMVPNMVIGANCDTDPAKKELAASRYPEAPFYDDYIAMLESGDVDAIVTCVPHYLHPEMGIESLKRNIHALVEKPAGVYTKQVKELNEFAASKPELSFGIMFNQRNNPLYKKLKEIVDNGEIGAIRRTNWIITNWWRPQGYYNSSEWRATWGGEGGGVLVNQAPHQLDLWQWICGVPKSVYSKVAYGFRRDIAVEDEVTAVVDYGNGATGVFVTATHDLVGTDRFEILGDQGKIVVENSKTATVTRLVKPERELSDGMDMDDVRKLFMGELKAEDYYTTEVIEFESAWGGQHAGVLENFAANILDGTPLLAPGSDGIKGVRLANAIHLSSWTGREVSLDFDEEEYMRELNKRISEEGKFAERS; encoded by the coding sequence ATGAGCAAGAAAGTACGCCTTGGCATCATCGGCCTGGGCCAGCAGGGCGGCACGTACGCCAAGTTCATCACTGACGGAATGGTTCCGAACATGGTGATCGGCGCTAACTGCGACACCGATCCTGCAAAGAAGGAACTGGCCGCCTCCCGGTACCCTGAGGCGCCTTTCTACGACGACTACATCGCCATGCTTGAAAGCGGCGACGTCGATGCGATCGTCACGTGCGTGCCCCACTACCTGCACCCGGAAATGGGTATCGAATCGCTCAAGCGCAATATCCACGCCCTCGTGGAGAAGCCCGCCGGTGTCTACACCAAGCAGGTCAAGGAGCTCAATGAGTTCGCGGCCTCCAAGCCTGAGCTTTCCTTCGGCATCATGTTCAACCAGCGCAACAACCCGCTCTACAAGAAGCTCAAGGAGATCGTCGACAACGGCGAGATCGGGGCCATCCGCCGCACCAACTGGATCATCACCAACTGGTGGCGTCCGCAGGGCTACTACAACTCCAGCGAATGGCGCGCCACGTGGGGCGGCGAAGGCGGCGGTGTCCTGGTCAACCAGGCACCCCACCAGCTTGACCTGTGGCAATGGATCTGCGGCGTACCGAAGTCCGTCTACTCCAAGGTGGCGTACGGATTCCGCCGGGACATCGCCGTCGAAGACGAGGTCACCGCCGTCGTGGACTACGGTAACGGCGCCACCGGCGTCTTCGTCACGGCCACGCACGACCTCGTGGGCACGGACCGCTTCGAGATCCTGGGCGACCAGGGCAAGATCGTGGTGGAAAACAGCAAGACCGCCACCGTCACCCGCCTGGTCAAGCCCGAGCGCGAACTCAGCGACGGCATGGACATGGACGATGTCCGCAAGCTCTTCATGGGCGAGTTGAAGGCCGAGGACTACTACACCACCGAGGTCATCGAGTTCGAGTCGGCCTGGGGCGGACAGCACGCCGGGGTCCTGGAGAACTTCGCGGCCAACATCCTGGACGGAACTCCGTTGTTGGCACCCGGATCGGACGGCATCAAAGGCGTCCGACTGGCGAATGCCATCCACCTGTCGAGTTGGACCGGCAGGGAGGTCTCCCTGGACTTCGACGAGGAGGAGTACATGCGCGAACTCAACAAGCGCATCAGCGAGGAAGGCAAGTTCGCCGAGCGCTCGTAG
- a CDS encoding gluconokinase, GntK/IdnK-type: MTGRNVAMAGDLGAAAENPRRIVVMGVSGCGKTTIGDLVARALGVPFLDGDSLHPVENVAKMAAGTPLTDEDRWPWLATVGTELANAEDGGLVLACSALRRSYRDAIREKAPDTVFLHLHGSKEVLRERTEGRSGHFMPPALLDSQLTTLEPLDADEAGFVVDIAVPVSEVVAEALAGIAAVAGSKAPAGGSAAGAGGTPARQFDVDLQSAPFNLDDDAVAWVDSTIRGMSLEEKIGQLFINHNNDYSPEYLDGVLENYHVGGMRYRPGPSAAVQQHIRYAQSKTRIPLLVASNPEMGGAGSCDDGTFVSTHLQAGSHPDKSIARKMGQVAGVETAALGCNWAFAPIVDIHYNWRNTVISTRAFGNTPEIVVERAKEYFDGISESPTVCAIKHFPGDGVDERDQHVVTSYNTLGYAEWNSSYGHVYREMIGHGVQSIMVGHIGAPELTRHFRPGTEDRDILPATLAPELLQDLLRGELGFNGLILTDASQMVGLTQAKKRKDLVPATIAAGCDMFLFFRNPAEDFQYMMDGYKSGVITDQRLHDALRRILGLKASLGLHKKLPEELTPSPEALRLIGSEAHLAVAAEIADKTVTLIKDTAGNLPITPETHKRIRLYGISGGSDFTRADPLAYLDTVKEELEIAGFEVHLFKTAEQREAAGEPGVNFMSVISDEATGDYADKYDAAFVFACVLGFAQEAAIRIKWSSPMAAEIPWYVTEVPTVFVSLNQPNHLIDVPMVKTAINAHAGTREAIRATIQKIQGKSEFQGTFNENVFCDSFDTRL, from the coding sequence ATGACTGGTAGGAACGTAGCCATGGCCGGGGACCTCGGCGCAGCTGCGGAAAATCCGCGGCGCATTGTGGTGATGGGCGTTTCCGGCTGCGGCAAGACAACCATCGGGGACCTCGTGGCCCGGGCTCTCGGAGTTCCGTTCCTCGACGGCGATTCGCTCCACCCGGTGGAAAACGTTGCCAAAATGGCCGCTGGAACCCCGCTCACTGACGAAGACCGCTGGCCGTGGCTTGCGACGGTCGGCACCGAACTCGCCAACGCCGAAGACGGCGGGCTGGTGCTCGCCTGCTCCGCCCTCCGGCGCAGCTACCGTGATGCCATTCGTGAGAAAGCCCCGGACACCGTCTTCCTGCACCTGCACGGCAGCAAAGAGGTGCTGAGGGAACGGACAGAAGGGCGTTCCGGCCACTTCATGCCGCCTGCCCTCCTTGATTCGCAGCTCACCACCCTGGAACCGCTCGACGCCGACGAGGCCGGGTTTGTCGTGGACATCGCCGTCCCGGTAAGCGAGGTGGTCGCGGAAGCGCTGGCCGGGATTGCCGCCGTCGCAGGTTCCAAAGCTCCGGCGGGCGGTAGCGCCGCCGGTGCCGGGGGCACCCCAGCGCGGCAGTTCGACGTCGACCTCCAGTCGGCGCCGTTCAACCTCGACGACGACGCCGTTGCGTGGGTGGACTCCACCATCCGCGGCATGAGCCTCGAGGAGAAAATCGGGCAGCTCTTCATCAATCACAATAACGATTACTCCCCGGAGTACCTCGACGGTGTACTGGAGAACTATCACGTTGGCGGGATGCGGTACAGGCCGGGTCCGTCCGCCGCTGTCCAGCAACACATCCGTTATGCGCAGTCCAAAACGCGGATCCCGCTCCTGGTGGCCTCCAACCCGGAAATGGGAGGAGCCGGAAGCTGCGACGACGGAACTTTTGTGTCGACCCACCTGCAGGCCGGTTCCCACCCGGATAAGTCCATCGCCAGGAAGATGGGCCAGGTGGCCGGTGTGGAAACCGCGGCTTTGGGCTGCAACTGGGCCTTCGCACCGATCGTGGACATCCACTACAACTGGCGCAACACGGTCATTTCCACCCGGGCCTTCGGCAACACACCGGAAATCGTGGTGGAGCGCGCCAAGGAGTACTTCGACGGCATCAGCGAATCGCCCACCGTCTGTGCTATCAAGCACTTCCCGGGCGACGGCGTGGACGAACGCGACCAGCACGTCGTCACTTCGTACAACACGCTCGGGTACGCGGAATGGAATTCCAGCTACGGGCACGTGTACCGGGAAATGATCGGCCACGGGGTCCAATCCATCATGGTCGGACACATCGGGGCGCCGGAGCTCACACGGCATTTCCGTCCGGGGACGGAAGACAGGGACATACTTCCAGCCACCCTCGCTCCGGAGCTTCTCCAGGACTTGCTCCGTGGCGAGCTCGGCTTCAACGGCTTGATCCTCACTGATGCATCCCAAATGGTCGGCCTCACCCAGGCCAAGAAGCGCAAGGACCTCGTTCCAGCCACCATCGCCGCCGGCTGCGACATGTTCCTGTTCTTCCGCAACCCGGCGGAGGACTTTCAGTACATGATGGACGGCTACAAGTCCGGCGTGATCACCGATCAGCGCCTGCATGACGCACTGCGCCGGATTCTGGGGTTGAAGGCCAGCCTGGGGCTGCACAAGAAACTGCCGGAAGAATTGACGCCGTCGCCTGAGGCACTGCGGCTGATCGGCAGCGAAGCCCACCTCGCCGTCGCCGCCGAAATCGCCGACAAGACCGTCACCCTGATCAAGGACACCGCCGGCAACCTGCCCATCACGCCGGAAACGCATAAGCGCATTCGCCTGTACGGCATCTCGGGCGGTTCCGATTTCACCCGGGCGGATCCGCTGGCCTACCTGGATACGGTCAAGGAGGAACTTGAAATCGCCGGTTTCGAGGTCCACCTCTTTAAGACGGCGGAGCAGCGTGAAGCTGCGGGGGAGCCGGGCGTGAACTTCATGAGCGTCATATCCGACGAAGCCACCGGCGATTATGCGGACAAGTATGATGCCGCGTTCGTCTTCGCTTGCGTGTTGGGCTTTGCCCAGGAGGCGGCGATCCGCATCAAGTGGTCCAGCCCCATGGCGGCGGAAATCCCTTGGTACGTCACAGAAGTCCCTACAGTGTTCGTCTCGCTGAACCAGCCGAACCACTTGATCGATGTGCCGATGGTCAAGACGGCCATCAATGCCCATGCAGGGACTCGGGAGGCCATCCGGGCTACCATCCAGAAAATCCAGGGCAAGTCCGAGTTCCAGGGAACGTTCAACGAAAACGTGTTCTGCGATTCATTCGACACCCGGCTTTAG
- the uxaC gene encoding glucuronate isomerase, with product MSQSIAANPDRLLPADPGTRSIARSLLERVQDLPIISPHGHVDAAVIEHNTPFPDPAALLVSPDHYVTRLIHASGVPMGKLLSGGANPSESREIWRTFVQSWPLFEGTASGYWLRTQFESVFKLGADLGEMSADASYDVIAAKLVEPDFRPRQLFKDFNIEVLATTDDPLDSLASHKAIAEDPSFNGRVLPTFRPDAYLNIAHPAWSANVERLIETASDGATGYTGYITALENRRRYFVDHGAVSADHGVLTPATLKLDRSEAERIFELARAGKATAEDRNTFEAHMMYQMARMSVEDGLVMTIHPGSFRNHHQPTFEAYGADTGHDIPFATNYTEAIRPLLQDFGTAKDFHLVLFTLDETVFSRELAPLAGFYPSVYLGAPWWFLDAPDAILRFRSAVTETTGFSRSSGFIDDTRAFCSIPARHDASRRIEASFLARLVAEHRVSEDRAHEIIVDVVDSSPRRVFKL from the coding sequence ATGTCACAGTCGATCGCAGCCAATCCTGACCGGCTCCTGCCCGCGGATCCCGGGACGCGCAGCATTGCGCGCTCGCTTCTGGAGCGCGTCCAGGACCTGCCCATCATCTCTCCGCACGGCCACGTTGACGCCGCCGTCATCGAGCACAACACCCCGTTCCCTGATCCGGCCGCGCTCCTGGTCAGCCCCGACCACTACGTCACCCGGCTGATCCACGCCAGCGGAGTCCCCATGGGCAAGCTGCTCTCGGGAGGCGCCAACCCCTCCGAATCGCGGGAGATCTGGCGGACCTTCGTCCAGTCCTGGCCCCTCTTCGAAGGCACTGCCTCCGGGTACTGGCTGCGCACGCAGTTCGAAAGTGTGTTCAAGCTCGGCGCGGACCTTGGCGAGATGTCTGCCGACGCCAGCTACGACGTCATTGCCGCCAAGCTCGTCGAGCCCGACTTCCGTCCCCGCCAGCTCTTCAAGGACTTCAACATCGAGGTCCTGGCCACCACGGACGATCCCCTGGACAGCCTGGCCAGCCACAAGGCCATCGCAGAGGACCCCTCCTTCAACGGCCGGGTGCTGCCGACCTTCCGTCCGGATGCCTACCTGAACATCGCCCACCCGGCGTGGAGTGCCAACGTCGAGCGGCTCATCGAGACGGCGAGCGACGGCGCCACCGGCTACACCGGCTACATCACGGCCCTGGAAAACCGGCGTCGCTATTTCGTGGACCATGGCGCGGTCTCCGCGGACCACGGCGTCCTCACCCCGGCAACGCTCAAGCTGGACCGGAGCGAAGCCGAGCGGATCTTCGAGCTTGCGCGTGCCGGCAAGGCCACGGCCGAGGACCGCAATACTTTCGAAGCCCACATGATGTACCAGATGGCCAGGATGTCCGTCGAAGACGGCCTGGTCATGACCATCCACCCGGGTTCGTTCCGCAACCACCACCAGCCCACCTTCGAGGCCTATGGTGCGGACACCGGACACGACATCCCGTTCGCCACCAACTACACCGAAGCCATCCGGCCCCTGCTCCAGGACTTCGGCACGGCCAAGGACTTCCACTTGGTGCTGTTCACCCTGGACGAGACGGTGTTTTCCCGCGAACTGGCGCCGCTGGCAGGGTTCTATCCCTCCGTGTACCTCGGCGCACCGTGGTGGTTCCTCGATGCACCGGATGCCATCCTGCGCTTCCGCTCCGCCGTCACCGAAACCACGGGCTTCTCCCGGTCGTCGGGTTTCATCGACGACACCCGCGCGTTCTGCTCCATCCCGGCCCGGCACGACGCCTCCCGCCGGATCGAAGCATCCTTCCTCGCCCGCCTCGTCGCCGAGCATCGTGTCAGCGAAGACCGTGCCCACGAAATCATCGTCGACGTCGTCGACTCCTCACCCCGAAGGGTCTTCAAGCTGTGA